The genomic region CAGGACGCCGCCGGGGAACACTCCCTGAGGCTCGGCGTCTCGGTTGCGGAACTGAGGCCGAGGGGTCTGACCTGGGTCCTCTCCCGCTACCACCTGCAGGTCGATCGGTATCCCGGCCGGGGCGAAGAGGTACTCCTCCGGACCTGGCCCGCCCTGCGCGAGCACAAGGGGACGGTGAGGGATTTCGAAATATTCGACGCAGCAGGGAAGACTCTCCTGAAGGCATCGAGTTCCTGGGTCGTCATCGACCTGGCCACCAAACGACCAGTGCGCCTCGACGACCATCTCCCCCCCTACCCCCTCCTTCCCCGCCGGGCCCTGGCCACCGAGTTCCCCATGCCGAAGGCGCTCGGGGAGGCCGAGCAGGAGTTTCCCTTCAGGGTTCGCATGACCGACCTCGATCTCAACCGCCATGTCAATAATGCGGTCTACGCCGCCTGGGCTTTGGAAGCGGTCCCCGAAACGATACAACGCACCCATGTCCCGTCAGAACTGCGGATCGCCTATCGCGCCGAGGCATTCTACGGCGACCGGGTACTCTCCCGCCTGCGGTCGGTCGAGAAAGGACCTCCGGCGTTCATCCACCAGTTGCTCCGCGAAGCCGACGGCCGCGAACTGACCCGGCTGGAATCTCGATGGACACCATGCCCACCGGGACTTGCCACGACGCACCGCGGGGTTGTATAAAGGAAGCGTCCGGATTATTCCCGCCCGACCCGAAAGACCGGCCAGTGAGCGAGACATTTTTCCATAGAAACGGCATCGAGGAGCTTCGAACCGGCACCCCTGGCCCGAGGCGGCAGACCACCGTTGGAATTGGGCCCTGCCTCGTCGTCGACCAGGTTCCGTCCGCCGGAGAGCGGGTGCAGGCACTGATCGCGGAGTTGAACAGGTCCTTCGGCCTCGATGCCGCCACCTCCCGCCAGCGTCTCCTCGGCCGGGGGCCGGCCCTCCTGGCCCGCGGGGAGCGGGAGAGGCTCGAGGAGATCGCCGAAGCGCTCGATGAAACCGGCTGGCGTCACTGGCTGATCGAGCCGACCCCGCCCTCCTTCGCCCCGGCGCGGGTTCGTGAACTGCGGATCGATGACCAGGAGGTCGTCTTCCGCTGCGACGGGCAGGAGATCCCGCTACAGCGAGGGGACAGGGTGCTGGCGGTCCTCGCCGACCTGTCGGGTCAGATCGTCGGCCGCAGCCGCAAGCGCGCCGTAGCCAGACAGACTTACCGAGGCACCACTGCCCCCCCTCCCGGCGACGATGGAAAGACCTACCGCGAAGTCCTGCTCTACAAACCGATCCTCGACCTCTACCTCCTGTCCGAGAAGGGGAAGGTACGAACCGCGATCCGCTTCTTTCCCGGCCGTTTCAAAACCGAGGGTCTGGGGGAGCGCGCCTCCCTGAGCGGTTCCGGCAACCTCGACCAGCTGGTCCGACTGGCCCGCCAGTACGCCGGATCCTTTTCCCTCAACACCGATTTCGGCCTCGCCAAACTCCCCGGTTGCCGCCCCCGCAAAGACGCCGACGGCCGGCCCGACCTGCAAGCCAACCTGGCAGCCCTGACCCGCTACGGCTGGCTGCTCGCCGACCTGCAGGCCGAAACCCTTCGCAATTCCTCCCCGGAGGACGCCAGCCAGGGGATCGGGCTCGGCCCGGTCCTCCTCGGCGCCGTGGGCCACGGCGAGGCGCTTGGTTCGGGAAGCCTCGATGAACCGGCCGGATCCGCCGGGGAAAGGGATGCGAAGACCGAAGGGATCGAGGCCCGACCGCCCCTGCCACAGCCGCCGGAACGGGGCGACGACAGGGAGTTTCTCTGGAGGAGGCGTACCCTTATGATCGGGGGCGGCGTCCTGGCCTTTATGGCCCTTCAAGGCACGGGAGCGGCCCAGAGCGTGCTGCCCTTCTTCAAACGCTACGGCCTGCAGTCCGGCGCCGTTCCCGCCCTTCTTTCCACCGCCCTTTTCCTGGCCGCTTTCCACTACCTGAGGCTCAAGCGCATGGTGGAGAACACCCCCACAAGCAAGGTTCGCTCCCTGGCAATGGGCATGGTCGAGCTCAAGGGCAAGGCGGTGCGCCAGTACGCCCTCGTCTCCCCCCTCACCCAGATCCCCTGCGTCTTCTACCGCCTTCGCAAATACCGCCGCAATGCAAAGGGACACTGGAACCTGGTGCGCCAGACAGACAGCAGCCACGTCCCCTTCTTCCTGAAAGACGAAACGGGCCGGGTCTCTATCAGTCCCGCCCGGGCCCGCATCACCCCCCGCCACCGCCGCACCGGAAACCACACCGGCGACGCCTTCGTTCTGCTCGACGGTCCCCTGGCCGGCCGAAACAGCGAAAAGTACGAGGAGGAGATCATTTTCGAGAACAACGATCTCTACGTTCTCGGATTTGCAACCGTGCGGCACGGTGAGCGCAAGTCCCTTCGGCAGAGAACGGCCGAGGCCCTGCGCCGAATCAAACAGGACCCTGCGGCCATGCGTGCCTTCGACACCGACGGCGACGGGCGCATCGACGCCGGAGAATGGGATGCCGCCCGCCGCGCCATGGAGGAGAAGTCTCTGCGCCAGAGCCTGACCGAGAGGAACGGGCAAAAAGACCGGGTGGTCATCACCCGGGCCCGGGGGATGGGGCTGCCCTTCATCATCTCCGAAACCGCTTCCGAGACCCGCCTGACACGCAAGTACGGGCTGCTCATCGGATCGCTCCTTTTAACCGCTCTGGCCGCCGCCGTCTGGGCCAGCATCGCAGTGCTGCGCCATCTCGGGACTTGAAGGCAGGGGCGCAATGACACTTTTTTCCAGGAGGTAACATGATCGGTTGGATTGTGCTTGTCGTCTTGCTGCTCCTTTTGGTCGGAACGGTCCTCTACGCCGTGATGATCTACAACGGATTTATCCGCCTCAAGAACAACATCGACCGCGACTGGAGCAACATCGACGTGCTCCTCAAACAGCGCTATGACGAACTGCCCAAGCTCATCAAGGTCTGCGAAGGATACATGCAGCACGAGCGCCAGACTCTCGAGGCGGTCATCCAGGCCCGCTCCCAGATCAAAAGCGCCGGCAACGACGAGCAAAGGATGCAGGCCCAGAACATGCTCACCGACACGTTACGCTCCCTCTTCGCGGTCGTGGAGCGCTACCCGGAACTGAAGGCGGACAAGCTCTTCCGCAGCCTCAGCAACCGCATCTCCGAACTGGAGGACCAGATCGCCGACCGCCGCGAGTTCTACAACGAGTCGGTCAACATCTACAATATCCGCCTCGACCAGTTCCCCGACGTGCTCATCGCCCGCTTCTTCACCTTCGCCAGGCGCCCCCTCTGGAAAATCGATCCGGCCCACCGGACCGATGTCGAAGTAAGCTTTGGACAGGGCTAGGCCCGCCCCCGGGCCAGGCCAAAAGACCTCTCAAGCAGGGGTTCACTGCATTCGCCGGATACCTGTCAAAAGACAAAGGCCTCCCCTCTGGGGACAGCCAGGCTTAATGGTTCCCGGCGTCACCCGATGTCCGATAGCGACGAACATCACTGCATCAATTGGCTATGAAAAAAGGACACTTCGATCGAAGTGTCCTTTAAAAATCGCCATACAACGGTTCGCGCCTTTACGCTGGCGGGTTCCCGTCCTTGAATTCCCTGCGGACATGGTCCCGGAACTCTTCGGTGTTTGCACAACCGTGGACATTGATGGCGTGCCTGACCACTTCCTCGAGGAGTTCCTCTTCGCTATCGGCGGTGAGGGTCGTGGAATGTTTGCACTTGTCACCACCCGGAAAATCATG from Desulfuromonas sp. harbors:
- a CDS encoding LemA family protein is translated as MIGWIVLVVLLLLLVGTVLYAVMIYNGFIRLKNNIDRDWSNIDVLLKQRYDELPKLIKVCEGYMQHERQTLEAVIQARSQIKSAGNDEQRMQAQNMLTDTLRSLFAVVERYPELKADKLFRSLSNRISELEDQIADRREFYNESVNIYNIRLDQFPDVLIARFFTFARRPLWKIDPAHRTDVEVSFGQG
- a CDS encoding GIDE domain-containing protein, yielding MSETFFHRNGIEELRTGTPGPRRQTTVGIGPCLVVDQVPSAGERVQALIAELNRSFGLDAATSRQRLLGRGPALLARGERERLEEIAEALDETGWRHWLIEPTPPSFAPARVRELRIDDQEVVFRCDGQEIPLQRGDRVLAVLADLSGQIVGRSRKRAVARQTYRGTTAPPPGDDGKTYREVLLYKPILDLYLLSEKGKVRTAIRFFPGRFKTEGLGERASLSGSGNLDQLVRLARQYAGSFSLNTDFGLAKLPGCRPRKDADGRPDLQANLAALTRYGWLLADLQAETLRNSSPEDASQGIGLGPVLLGAVGHGEALGSGSLDEPAGSAGERDAKTEGIEARPPLPQPPERGDDREFLWRRRTLMIGGGVLAFMALQGTGAAQSVLPFFKRYGLQSGAVPALLSTALFLAAFHYLRLKRMVENTPTSKVRSLAMGMVELKGKAVRQYALVSPLTQIPCVFYRLRKYRRNAKGHWNLVRQTDSSHVPFFLKDETGRVSISPARARITPRHRRTGNHTGDAFVLLDGPLAGRNSEKYEEEIIFENNDLYVLGFATVRHGERKSLRQRTAEALRRIKQDPAAMRAFDTDGDGRIDAGEWDAARRAMEEKSLRQSLTERNGQKDRVVITRARGMGLPFIISETASETRLTRKYGLLIGSLLLTALAAAVWASIAVLRHLGT
- a CDS encoding acyl-ACP thioesterase domain-containing protein codes for the protein MTAKALFEKTYRIRAYEVDFRDQAQPLTLLNFLQDAAGEHSLRLGVSVAELRPRGLTWVLSRYHLQVDRYPGRGEEVLLRTWPALREHKGTVRDFEIFDAAGKTLLKASSSWVVIDLATKRPVRLDDHLPPYPLLPRRALATEFPMPKALGEAEQEFPFRVRMTDLDLNRHVNNAVYAAWALEAVPETIQRTHVPSELRIAYRAEAFYGDRVLSRLRSVEKGPPAFIHQLLREADGRELTRLESRWTPCPPGLATTHRGVV
- a CDS encoding DUF1059 domain-containing protein codes for the protein MGSKYIECHDFPGGDKCKHSTTLTADSEEELLEEVVRHAINVHGCANTEEFRDHVRREFKDGNPPA